In a single window of the Oecophyllibacter saccharovorans genome:
- a CDS encoding Gfo/Idh/MocA family protein, whose translation MTDRSAKPVTFQNSDTGRGVSRRQVLGGIGGGLIAGVGGELIASSSAKAAAPDLRTHRDGGQTQPKDQRKFGYAIVGLGNYALHQILPAFAECRYARLTALVSGDPVKARRIGAEYGIGPGHIYSYENFDSIARDPEVDAVYILLPTALHSAMTVRAFKAGKHVLCETPMATSVGDCQLMLAASKRARKYLMMGYRCHFDPLTLKAVAMLNGGAVGARQVVTTDNSDINVPLSEVAHSWRFDRSLSGGGSLINLGLYGVNGTRYLLDEDPVQVQACILPNKDPLFSSVEDTVAWTLLYKSGAVAHGSSSYTIKDASTFRVLGDKGGLLMDPATSYWANRVSLISGDATQSWGTPQFTLPALNQFSAELDYLAECVARQQPPVRASGQEGLQDMRLITAMYESAHTGQPVNTSQWADWRKSL comes from the coding sequence ATGACTGACCGTTCCGCAAAACCCGTTACTTTTCAAAATTCTGATACAGGCAGGGGTGTTTCCCGAAGGCAGGTTCTGGGTGGAATAGGGGGTGGCCTCATAGCCGGGGTCGGTGGAGAGCTTATTGCTTCCAGCTCGGCGAAAGCCGCTGCGCCGGACCTCCGTACCCACCGGGATGGAGGGCAGACACAGCCGAAAGACCAGCGGAAATTCGGTTATGCCATCGTGGGGCTGGGAAATTATGCCCTTCACCAGATTCTCCCGGCTTTCGCGGAATGCCGTTATGCCAGACTGACCGCACTGGTCAGTGGGGACCCGGTCAAGGCGCGGCGTATCGGGGCTGAATACGGCATCGGGCCGGGCCATATCTATTCCTATGAGAATTTTGACAGCATCGCCCGGGACCCGGAAGTGGATGCGGTCTATATTCTCCTGCCGACCGCCCTGCACAGCGCCATGACAGTGCGTGCCTTCAAGGCCGGCAAGCATGTCTTGTGCGAAACCCCCATGGCGACATCTGTGGGCGACTGCCAGCTCATGCTGGCTGCCAGCAAGCGCGCCCGCAAATATCTGATGATGGGCTATCGCTGCCATTTCGATCCCCTCACGCTGAAAGCCGTGGCCATGCTGAATGGCGGCGCTGTGGGGGCGAGACAGGTGGTCACGACCGATAACAGCGACATCAACGTTCCGCTCTCCGAGGTGGCGCATAGCTGGCGTTTCGACCGCTCGCTTTCAGGCGGAGGGTCGCTGATCAATCTGGGGCTTTATGGCGTGAATGGCACGCGCTACCTGCTTGATGAGGATCCGGTGCAGGTTCAGGCCTGCATTCTGCCCAACAAAGACCCGCTTTTTTCCAGCGTTGAAGATACGGTCGCCTGGACCCTGCTCTACAAGTCCGGTGCAGTGGCGCATGGGTCGTCCTCCTACACCATCAAAGACGCTTCGACTTTCCGCGTCCTGGGGGACAAAGGAGGGCTCCTGATGGATCCGGCCACCAGTTACTGGGCCAATCGCGTCAGTCTCATCTCGGGAGATGCCACGCAATCATGGGGCACCCCCCAGTTCACGCTGCCTGCGCTCAACCAGTTCTCGGCCGAACTTGATTACCTGGCGGAATGCGTGGCCCGGCAGCAACCGCCTGTGCGTGCCAGCGGCCAGGAAGGGCTGCAGGACATGCGGCTTATCACGGCAATGTATGAATCAGCCCATACCGGCCAGCCGGTCAATACCAGCCAGTGGGCTGACTGGCGCAAAAGCCTTTGA
- the ruvX gene encoding Holliday junction resolvase RuvX, translated as MTLFNPKELRALLKPADRVLGLDPGSRQIGVALSDVSLMLASPLTVLKRGKMAVNVKELAALCTQFQIGALVVGLPMSLDGSFGPAARAASDWAKDISDRLECPAAMWDERLSSSAVNRFLIQEADMTRKRRHEVVDKMAAAYTLQGWLDATAS; from the coding sequence ATGACTCTGTTCAATCCAAAGGAGCTTCGCGCTCTGCTTAAACCTGCCGACCGCGTCCTGGGTCTGGACCCCGGCAGCCGCCAGATCGGGGTCGCCCTGTCTGATGTTTCCCTCATGCTGGCCAGCCCGCTGACTGTCCTCAAGCGCGGCAAGATGGCCGTCAATGTCAAGGAGCTTGCCGCGCTCTGCACGCAGTTCCAGATCGGCGCGCTGGTTGTGGGGCTGCCCATGTCGCTGGATGGCAGTTTCGGCCCCGCAGCCAGGGCGGCTTCAGACTGGGCCAAGGATATCTCCGACCGTCTGGAATGCCCCGCCGCCATGTGGGATGAGCGCCTTTCCTCAAGTGCCGTCAATCGTTTCCTGATCCAGGAAGCGGACATGACGCGCAAACGCCGCCATGAAGTCGTGGACAAGATGGCGGCTGCCTACACCCTGCAGGGCTGGCTGGACGCCACCGCTTCCTGA
- the gatC gene encoding Asp-tRNA(Asn)/Glu-tRNA(Gln) amidotransferase subunit GatC, translating into MSLDAKTVARIARLARIGLEDDEVATIQGQMEGILGWVDQLNEVNVEDVPPMVGTGLAQPHLRQDMVTDGDCREAVLSNAPDRVGPFFTVPKVVE; encoded by the coding sequence ATGTCGCTTGATGCGAAAACGGTGGCGCGGATCGCCAGACTGGCCCGGATCGGCCTTGAAGATGACGAAGTGGCCACCATTCAGGGACAGATGGAAGGCATCCTCGGCTGGGTGGACCAGCTGAACGAGGTGAATGTTGAAGATGTGCCGCCCATGGTCGGAACCGGGCTGGCGCAGCCCCACCTGCGGCAGGATATGGTAACGGATGGCGATTGCCGTGAAGCCGTGCTGTCCAACGCGCCCGATCGGGTCGGGCCCTTCTTCACTGTGCCGAAGGTGGTGGAATAA
- the gatA gene encoding Asp-tRNA(Asn)/Glu-tRNA(Gln) amidotransferase subunit GatA — protein MAELHDFTLASARDALKAREISALELTEAHLEAIEKLDDRLNSFITRTPELAREQARRADEALARGEGGKLCGIPLGIKDLFATKGTRTTAASRILSNFIPPYESTVTANLQKDGGVFLGKLNLDEFAMGSTNLTSAFGGVENPWKYSDSDARLVPGGSSGGSGAAVAAGLVLGATGTDTGGSIRQPAAFCGIAGIKPTYGRCSRFGTVAFASSLDQAGPMARTLQDCAIMLESMAGFDPKDATSVDVPVPDYEAALGRGVKGMRVGIPREYRLAGLDPEIDALWEQGIAWLKEAGAEIVDVSLPHTRYGLPTYYIVALAEASSNLARYDGVRFGERQTRDTLDGMYEATRAAGFGDEVKRRILLGTYVLSSGYYDAYYLRAQKVRTLLRQDFQKAFEKVDVLLTPTAPSGAFGWDEKPTDPIQVYLNDVFTVPASLAGVPALSVPAGLNSRGVPLGLQLIGRDFEEETLLAAGHVLEQAANFTHRPTLHAGGAA, from the coding sequence ATGGCTGAGCTGCATGATTTTACCCTGGCTTCGGCGCGCGATGCGCTGAAAGCGCGTGAGATTTCCGCCCTTGAACTGACCGAAGCCCATCTTGAGGCGATCGAAAAGCTCGACGATCGTCTCAACAGTTTCATTACCCGTACGCCTGAGCTGGCGCGCGAGCAGGCCCGGCGCGCCGATGAAGCCCTGGCTCGCGGAGAAGGGGGAAAGCTGTGCGGCATTCCTCTGGGCATCAAGGACCTGTTCGCCACCAAGGGCACGCGCACGACTGCCGCCAGCCGCATCCTGAGCAATTTCATTCCGCCTTACGAAAGCACCGTGACAGCCAACCTGCAGAAAGATGGCGGGGTATTCCTGGGCAAGCTCAATCTCGATGAATTCGCGATGGGCTCGACCAACCTGACCTCAGCTTTCGGCGGGGTGGAAAACCCCTGGAAATACAGCGATTCAGACGCGCGCCTGGTACCGGGCGGCTCTTCAGGCGGCTCCGGCGCTGCTGTCGCGGCTGGCTTGGTGCTGGGGGCGACCGGCACGGATACAGGCGGCTCGATCCGCCAGCCCGCCGCCTTCTGCGGCATTGCCGGCATCAAGCCGACTTATGGAAGATGCTCGCGTTTCGGAACGGTGGCTTTCGCAAGCTCCCTGGACCAGGCCGGCCCCATGGCGCGCACCCTGCAGGATTGCGCCATCATGCTGGAATCCATGGCCGGTTTCGACCCCAAGGATGCCACCAGCGTGGACGTGCCGGTGCCGGACTACGAAGCGGCCCTCGGGCGCGGGGTCAAAGGCATGCGGGTGGGTATTCCCAGGGAATATCGCCTGGCCGGGCTGGACCCGGAGATTGACGCGCTGTGGGAGCAGGGCATCGCCTGGCTGAAAGAGGCCGGGGCGGAAATCGTCGATGTCTCCCTGCCACATACCCGTTACGGCCTGCCGACCTATTACATCGTGGCGCTGGCGGAAGCGTCTTCCAACCTGGCACGCTATGACGGCGTCAGGTTTGGCGAGCGCCAGACGCGCGACACGCTGGACGGCATGTATGAAGCCACGCGCGCTGCCGGCTTCGGCGATGAGGTGAAGCGGCGTATCCTGCTGGGCACTTACGTGCTGTCTTCGGGCTATTATGACGCCTATTACCTGCGGGCCCAGAAAGTGCGTACGCTTCTGCGTCAGGATTTCCAGAAGGCGTTTGAGAAGGTGGACGTGCTGCTGACCCCGACCGCGCCTTCCGGGGCGTTCGGCTGGGACGAAAAGCCCACAGATCCCATCCAGGTCTATCTGAATGACGTTTTCACGGTTCCTGCCAGCCTGGCCGGTGTGCCGGCCCTTTCAGTGCCTGCGGGGCTGAACAGCCGCGGCGTTCCATTGGGGCTGCAGCTGATCGGGCGGGACTTTGAAGAGGAAACCCTCCTGGCAGCCGGCCATGTTCTGGAACAGGCGGCCAATTTCACCCATCGTCCCACCCTGCATGCGGGAGGTGCAGCATGA
- the gatB gene encoding Asp-tRNA(Asn)/Glu-tRNA(Gln) amidotransferase subunit GatB — MSSYRITGETGEWEIVVGLEVHAQIVSRSKLFSGASAEYGAEPNTHVSLIDAGFPGMLPTLNEECVAQAVRTGLGLKAKINLFSRFDRKNYFYADLPTGYQISQFAHPIVGEGVVETELPDGSTGRVGITRLHMEQDAGKSLHDQDPTRSFIDLNRAGVALMEIVSEPDIRSPEEAGAYLRKLRQILRYLGTCDGNMEEGSMRADVNVSVRKPGEEGFRTRCEIKNVNSIRFVMQAIEVEAQRQVEIWEAGGTVDQETRLFDHAKAETRSLRNKEDAHDYRYFPDPDLLPLVLKQEWVNELKAALPELPEEKRARLEREYGVTRYESGVLAAEQAVADFYEEVARDADARLATNWMLGDFFAALNRTGRSIEDSPVSAKGLRELLGLISDSTINGKIAKEVLEDMVETGESASAIVDRKGLRQVTDTGAIEKAIADILAANADKVAEYKGGKEKLFGFFVGQTMKAMKGKANPAMVNELLKKLLAG; from the coding sequence ATGAGCAGCTATCGAATTACCGGTGAGACGGGTGAATGGGAAATCGTTGTCGGCCTTGAGGTGCATGCCCAGATCGTCAGCCGGTCAAAGCTCTTTTCAGGCGCTTCAGCCGAATACGGCGCTGAGCCCAACACACATGTCAGCCTGATTGATGCAGGCTTTCCCGGCATGCTGCCTACGCTGAATGAGGAATGCGTGGCCCAGGCCGTGCGCACGGGGCTGGGGCTGAAGGCGAAGATCAACCTGTTCAGCCGTTTCGACCGGAAGAACTATTTCTACGCTGACCTGCCGACCGGCTATCAGATCAGCCAGTTTGCCCATCCCATCGTGGGGGAAGGGGTGGTCGAGACCGAACTGCCTGACGGCAGCACGGGCAGGGTGGGCATCACCCGCCTGCACATGGAGCAGGATGCCGGCAAGTCCCTCCATGACCAGGACCCGACACGCTCGTTCATCGACCTGAACCGGGCCGGTGTGGCGCTGATGGAGATCGTGAGCGAGCCTGATATCCGCTCACCTGAAGAAGCAGGGGCCTATCTGCGCAAGCTGCGACAGATCCTGCGCTATCTCGGCACCTGCGACGGCAACATGGAAGAAGGCTCCATGCGGGCGGATGTGAATGTGTCTGTCCGCAAACCCGGTGAGGAAGGGTTCCGCACCCGCTGTGAAATCAAGAACGTGAATTCCATCCGTTTCGTGATGCAGGCCATCGAGGTGGAAGCACAGCGCCAGGTGGAGATCTGGGAAGCAGGCGGCACTGTGGACCAGGAAACCCGCCTGTTCGATCACGCAAAAGCCGAGACGCGCTCCCTGCGCAACAAGGAAGACGCGCATGATTACCGCTATTTCCCCGATCCTGATCTTCTGCCTCTGGTCCTGAAACAGGAATGGGTGAATGAACTCAAGGCCGCCCTGCCGGAGCTACCCGAAGAAAAGCGGGCGCGCCTGGAGCGCGAGTATGGCGTGACCCGTTATGAATCCGGGGTGCTGGCTGCTGAACAGGCAGTGGCTGATTTTTACGAGGAAGTGGCGCGTGATGCAGACGCGCGCCTGGCTACCAACTGGATGCTGGGTGACTTTTTTGCCGCCCTGAACCGGACCGGCCGTTCCATTGAGGACAGCCCGGTTTCCGCCAAGGGCTTGCGGGAACTTCTGGGCCTCATCAGTGATTCCACCATCAACGGGAAAATCGCCAAGGAAGTGCTTGAAGACATGGTGGAGACCGGCGAGAGCGCCAGCGCCATCGTGGACCGCAAGGGGCTGCGTCAGGTGACCGATACCGGCGCCATTGAAAAAGCCATTGCAGACATTCTGGCAGCCAATGCCGATAAGGTGGCCGAATACAAGGGTGGCAAGGAAAAGCTTTTCGGCTTCTTTGTGGGTCAGACCATGAAAGCCATGAAAGGAAAAGCCAACCCGGCCATGGTCAATGAGCTCCTCAAAAAGCTCCTTGCCGGCTGA